The archaeon genome includes the window GCGGACCGGTTCCCGAGCGTCGGCGAGATCTCTGAGATGGACCCTGCCAGGGCTCGAGAGTTGCTGATGGAGCTCCCCGGCGTCGGCGACTACTCAGCGGACATCATCAATCCCAAGGCAGGGTTCCCAATCGACGCCTGGTCCGTGGACGTCTTCGGGAAGCTATTCTTCGGCAGGGAGCCCAAGAACGCGAGGGACGCGATCAGCAGGGTCAAGCGCGAGGGCATCAGGAGATGGGGGCCGTGGGCATGGATGGGTTTTCTCTACGTTGCCCAGGACATAGGCAACCTCTCCAAGAAGCTTGGAATTGAGCTCAGGCTGACGTAGCCTGCTTTGGGCTTAAGAGCGGGTAGGGCGGATATGACTGAGGGGAGGTGAGCGTTACGTCAGAGGAGAAGAGCGAAGAATACTGGGAGCGCGTAGAGGACATCGGCGAAGTCGTGCTGGGCCAGGCGACGACCGTGAAGTTCCAGAGGGGAGTCACGAAGAGGAACGGGCGAGAAGTGATCTCGTTCCGCGTCTGGGTGAAGGGGAACCGCTACACGGGACCCACGAAGCAGGGCTTCAACCTGGAGCCGAAGGTCGCCGAAGAGTTCTACGCGATGCTGGGCAAGGCTCTCGGCAAGTCAGGCTAGGCCTTTCGGCCGGTGAAGAAGACCGTGTGGTCCTTGATCACAAGCTCGTGCCCGGGGGAACCCCCCAGTGCCGCCAGGGCCTCCTTCCTGAAGCTCTGAATTTCTTGCGCCGACATCTCCGCAGCTTCGTCGCGCCAGTCGAAGGCCAGCTCCCTCTCGACGTACGCCAGGGCGTCCCTGTATCTCACCACCCGGTCTTCCTGCGAGGCCTTGGAGTCGGCGTAGCCGAGCCGCCTCATGAGCGCGAGGGCCACTTCCGGGTCCCTGTACTTTTCAACGGCTTCGTTCTGAAGCAGGTCTGCCTCGCGGATCTTTGCGAGCCTCTCTGTCGGGGCCTTGGTCTTGTACTTCTCGAAGATCTCCGAAGTCGTCTCGACCTCCTTCGGGTCGCCGAGCCCGCTGTGGCTGTAAGTGATGCGGCCGCCGGGCTTCAGGACCCTCAGGCACTCCTTCAGGGCGGCCGCGTAGTCCATGAAGCAGCAGAGCGAATAGTTGCCCACGACAAGGTCGAAGGAGTCGTCGGCCAGGCTCAGCTTCTCAGCGCTCATCCCCTCGAACGTTAGGTTTGATGAGCCGGCCGCCTTTCCCTTTCTCATGGCGATTGCAAGCATCTGCTCCACGGTGTCCACGCCCAACACGCTGCCACTATCCCCGACTGCCCTGCTCATCCTGAGCGCAATCTCGCCGGTGCCGGTCCCCACGTCGAGGACTCTCGAACCAGGCGTGGCGCCTGCCCTTCCTGACATCGTGTCGTAGAGGACCTGCCAGAGCGGGACAATGTTCGCCTCGAAGTATTCGGCTGACTTGCTGAAGAGCTCGCAGTTGGAGAGGCACGCGGCTTCCTCTGGGGTCATACGGGAATCCGACTGCCCCGGGCATTAAGAAGCCTCCGCCATTGAATCGAGAACCGATAAATCGAAGCCAATCCGGAGCTTTTCGTTTGTTCTGCCCCAACTGCGGGAAGCAGTCCCTTCCGAACGACAAGTTCTGCCACAGCTGCGGAAGGAGCCTTGAGAGGGCCGCGACGGCGTTCTCTTCCGCCTCTCCAATGGGCCAGCCTTCCCAGGCTTCGCTCCCGCCGTCGGCTCCCTCTGAGCAGGTCAAGAGTCCGGCCGGCGCAGCCGTCCTGAATTTCTTCCTCCCCGGAATGGGCTACGTCTACACAGGCCTCGGAAGGGACGCGGGGGAGGTGGTCTTCGGCTTCCTTGTCTTCCTGTTCTATACGGTGGGCCTCTGGGGGGGAGTCATCGCGGTCAGCCTCTCCAACGCCGGAATCGGGAGCGGCGGGGGAGGGAGCTCGGGTACAGTGTCGCCCTTCGACGCACTGATCCTCCTGGCCTTCCTGCTGCCGTTCGCATTCGCCTACGACGGCTACAGGCGGGCAAAGTTCGCGTAGCGATGAAGTTCTGCACCCAGTGCGGCGTCGAGGTGGAGGAGGGGCAGCCCTTCTGCAGGAACTGCGGTCACGACCTGCTCGCAAGGGAGGCTCCCCGTTCCTTGGAAGCCGTGGCGGACAGACCATTTTCGATGAGAGGGTTGGGGACCAACAGCGAGGTCTTCCTGTCGGAGGAGGGGCTCCTCAAGGTCAGGATCAGGTCCGAATACTTCGTGGCTTTCATCGGCCTTGCGTCCCTGCTGGTGCTCGTCCCGCTCTACTACGTGTTCCAGACACCTTCGTGGGGAGTCTACTACACAGCCTGGTTCGTGCTCGCGGCTCCGGCCTATGAGGAGTTCAAGTGGCGTGGCATGGAGAGACTCGGGAAGCTGCCAATCGAAGAGCTGGCCAGGCGCAGAGGGTCGGTCTTCGTGGCCTGGGCGGAGGTCGACAAGGCGAGGCTGCGCGGTCGCACGGTCTTCGTCACCAGCAGGCGGCTCCGTCAGAGGCTCTCGGCGACTTTCGACGAGGCCGACGTCCAGTTGATCAACCAAGGCCTGGCCTCGAGGTTGGGCGGGAAGCTCAGGGTCGATTCCCCGAGGAGGGCCCTTGCGATCTTCTCCAACTTCCCGGCGCTCGTCGGAGTCCTGTTCGCGGCCAACGTCGCCGTGCTCTTCCTCGCGGCAGGGCTCCCGTTCTTCGCTGGAGAGGAGCAGGCCTACACCGCGACGCTGGGCACGATCAGCCAGACCGCCTCGCTCCCTCTCATTCAGGAGTTCCAGGCGATCTTCCTGAACAACACTAAGGTGGTCTTGATCAGCGGGATACCAGGCCTCGGCCTGTTCTCGCTCCTCTTTTCATCCTACAACACCGGGAGGATTCTGCAGGTCATCGCCATTCAGGGGCACATCACCGGCTGGGCCGCCACCCTGTTCCTCTTCCTCTTCCCCCACACCTGGGTCGAAGAGCTCTGCTACCCCATCGCGACCGCGGCAGGGCTGTACTACGTGTCAAACCGCAACCCGCTCCCGATTGCCGCCCTGGGGACGAGGCTCGCGAGGCGCTCGGTCAGGATGTCCTTCGCGATGCTCGGCGCGGTCTTCCTGCTTGTCGTAGCCGGAGTCCTGGAGGTGATCGAGCCGCCGTTAGGGCTCGGGGCGCTGGTGCTCTGGTTGCCCGTGGGCGTGGGAGCCTTCTTCTTCGTGCAGAGGGTCCTTCCTTGGCTCCGGAGGGCGACGGCATACAAGGCCCCGGCCTAACCTTCTGACTTCGACTCGAGTATCCGTGGCCTGCTCATCTGGAGGAGTGCGAACTCGTTCCCGCTCTTGTCGACGAAGTTGACGCAGGGGCCGTCAGGGATCTCGAAGGGCTCGCCGTCCGGTTCCCAGCCCCTCGCCTTGAGCAATTTGGTGGTCTTCTTGAGGTCCTCCACCTCGTAGATCAGCCTCTTGCTGGGTTCCTTGACGTGGTCGGCGAGGAGGATGTACGGCTCTCCGCCGAGGTCGAAGGCCGCGACCCTCGCTCCGAATTCCTTGAACTCCCACACTAGCCGCGCGCCGAGCACCTCAAGATAGAACTTGTGGTCTCCGTCGAAGTCCTTCGTCCCCGTGTAGACATAGGCCAGGCGCTTGAAGGGGTGCTCAGACGGCATCCTTGCATGACTTGACGACAGTCATAGAAGGCAGTTTCGCCTCGCGGGACAGCGAGCGGCCTTAGGTCACAGACCTAGAATATGGATTCTGGCTCTGGGAAAACGAATAGACGCCAGACTGCTCTTGGCGTGCGTGTTCGGCATCGGCTATAGAAGTCGTCAGAGGCGGCGCGGTTTCAGCCTGGCGGCTCTCACGGGCGCACCGTTTGTTTCAAGAATTTCATTAATCTGTTAGGACTTTTCGATGAAAAAGTAGAAGGAGTAACTTTGATGCCCTTCGTCTCATGTTCACGTACCAGAAGGTGAGGTTGGGTCTGTTCCTGCTGACTGTGACCCTTCCAATCCTCTCAGCGGCCCTTGGGGCATCAATCAGCCCCCTGGACGAAGTAGGCGGCGGCGTCTCCATCTAGGAGGCGCCCTCCGATTTATTAGAACTTCATGAACGGCCGTTTCATCTTCTCTAGGTCGTACTTCCAGACGCCGTCGAACATGTGGTGAGGAATGGTGAAGGCGCTCGCCTCGGTCTTCTTGACGAAGGAGAGCTCCACCCTGCCATACAGGTCGGGGATCTGGCTGTTTAGATAGTCAAAAGTCGAGTTCGCCTCCTGGACCGGGATGCAGAGGGTGGCCACATAGGAACCGTCAGACATCGTGTTCTCTTCCCAAAGGAATGGAATCCTCCCGACTGCGTCCCTGGCCCTCCCGAGCTCTCTTCCGAGTTCCCTGAAGGTGACCCTGGCAAGAAGGGCGCTGTGGGACACCGACCTCTCGATGTCGCGCTGCCACCTGATGAGGTATCCCGAGACCATCCCGGCCTTCTGCACATGGACCCTGTAGTGGTACTCCAGCGTCTTCTGGTGAACCCCAACTTTCTTTGCTATGGAGGCGATGTGCTGGAGCGCGTCAATCTGCAACTCCTTCAAGAGGAGCAGGTCGTTGTAGTCGAGGTGCGCAGGCCTCGTCTTCTTGGTCCGCTCGCCGACGGCGCGTTTAGACTGGCTCAGCTGACTCCAGTCGATGTCCCACCTGTTGGCTTGGAAGTTGAAGTAGCGGGGATTCATGGTCGGATGCCTCAAGTCGATCGCTTCTGTCAGGGCGTAGCTCTGGAGGAGACCCCGGGCCCTGAGGTAGGAGAGGAATTCTCGGTGCTCCCTCGCCCTCTCCTCGGGGACCAAGAATAGGCAAGCGAATGTGCCCTGGGGAAGCAGCTTGCCATAGTAGGCGAGGTATGCGTGCTGGTTCAGCGCCAGGAAGAGGGATCTTGGAGGCACCGAAAGCCTCGGGGATGGTCGGAGCTCTCCCCAGTGTGGCACGAGGCCCAGCCTTCTGTAGTCGGCTTCAGCGTGGACGCGGAACCCAAGCCTCTTGAACCTCTTGTTGAGCTTGTAGCGCACCGTCTCGGCGTGGACGCCCGTCAGCCTCGAAAGCAGCGACACATTCTTCGGCCCCACCTTCTGTATCGCTTCG containing:
- a CDS encoding class I SAM-dependent methyltransferase, with amino-acid sequence MTPEEAACLSNCELFSKSAEYFEANIVPLWQVLYDTMSGRAGATPGSRVLDVGTGTGEIALRMSRAVGDSGSVLGVDTVEQMLAIAMRKGKAAGSSNLTFEGMSAEKLSLADDSFDLVVGNYSLCCFMDYAAALKECLRVLKPGGRITYSHSGLGDPKEVETTSEIFEKYKTKAPTERLAKIREADLLQNEAVEKYRDPEVALALMRRLGYADSKASQEDRVVRYRDALAYVERELAFDWRDEAAEMSAQEIQSFRKEALAALGGSPGHELVIKDHTVFFTGRKA
- a CDS encoding zinc ribbon domain-containing protein, with the protein product MFCPNCGKQSLPNDKFCHSCGRSLERAATAFSSASPMGQPSQASLPPSAPSEQVKSPAGAAVLNFFLPGMGYVYTGLGRDAGEVVFGFLVFLFYTVGLWGGVIAVSLSNAGIGSGGGGSSGTVSPFDALILLAFLLPFAFAYDGYRRAKFA
- a CDS encoding stage II sporulation protein M, which translates into the protein MKFCTQCGVEVEEGQPFCRNCGHDLLAREAPRSLEAVADRPFSMRGLGTNSEVFLSEEGLLKVRIRSEYFVAFIGLASLLVLVPLYYVFQTPSWGVYYTAWFVLAAPAYEEFKWRGMERLGKLPIEELARRRGSVFVAWAEVDKARLRGRTVFVTSRRLRQRLSATFDEADVQLINQGLASRLGGKLRVDSPRRALAIFSNFPALVGVLFAANVAVLFLAAGLPFFAGEEQAYTATLGTISQTASLPLIQEFQAIFLNNTKVVLISGIPGLGLFSLLFSSYNTGRILQVIAIQGHITGWAATLFLFLFPHTWVEELCYPIATAAGLYYVSNRNPLPIAALGTRLARRSVRMSFAMLGAVFLLVVAGVLEVIEPPLGLGALVLWLPVGVGAFFFVQRVLPWLRRATAYKAPA
- a CDS encoding VOC family protein yields the protein MPSEHPFKRLAYVYTGTKDFDGDHKFYLEVLGARLVWEFKEFGARVAAFDLGGEPYILLADHVKEPSKRLIYEVEDLKKTTKLLKARGWEPDGEPFEIPDGPCVNFVDKSGNEFALLQMSRPRILESKSEG
- a CDS encoding Lrp/AsnC family transcriptional regulator, encoding MEGPKTVQRFQKDSGDVEARIIEAIQKVGPKNVSLLSRLTGVHAETVRYKLNKRFKRLGFRVHAEADYRRLGLVPHWGELRPSPRLSVPPRSLFLALNQHAYLAYYGKLLPQGTFACLFLVPEERAREHREFLSYLRARGLLQSYALTEAIDLRHPTMNPRYFNFQANRWDIDWSQLSQSKRAVGERTKKTRPAHLDYNDLLLLKELQIDALQHIASIAKKVGVHQKTLEYHYRVHVQKAGMVSGYLIRWQRDIERSVSHSALLARVTFRELGRELGRARDAVGRIPFLWEENTMSDGSYVATLCIPVQEANSTFDYLNSQIPDLYGRVELSFVKKTEASAFTIPHHMFDGVWKYDLEKMKRPFMKF